A section of the Hemibagrus wyckioides isolate EC202008001 linkage group LG04, SWU_Hwy_1.0, whole genome shotgun sequence genome encodes:
- the clmpb gene encoding CXADR-like membrane protein yields MSATFQSLFLVLLSVLSAGAQTEMKKVVGDNVTLPCHHQFRQSNGQTLDIEWILQKPNFKQRVIITFFNNEVYTNDNQAGRLSFAGDYLNGDASLLINDLQLSDSGEYHCKVKTGGKYLWTQVNLVVLVKPSKPRCWMEGHLLEGSDVKLSCKSSDGSDPIYYKWERVLDKGKSVGKLPEFALIDLKNPEFVTLRNLSHESSGVYRCTASNDVGEENCIIEVTMQYVRGVGVVAGAVVGVSFGVLLIILIIWLVFRKKEKKKYEEEETPNEIREDAEAPKAKLVKPNSLSSSRSGSSRSGASSTQSMVHNTAPRSQRPRPPAICALKENGQPPEFLQSSPEPPTTPKFRLPNPSVGLTVPTTGVLMPPQSKAFQTV; encoded by the exons TGCTCCTCAGCGTGCTCTCTGCCGGGGCTCAGACAGAAATGAAGAAGGTTGTTGGGGACAACGTGACGCTGCCGTGCCATCACCAGTTCCGGCAGTCAAATGGACAGACGCTGGACATCGAGTGGATTCTGCAGAAACCCAACTTCAAACAGCGCGTG atCATCACGTTTTTCAACAACGAAGTCTACACCAATGATAACCAGGCGGGCCGCCTATCCTTCGCCGGAGACTACCTGAACGGCGATGCCTCTCTCCTGATCAACGATCTCCAGCTGAGCGACTCGGGCGAGTACCACTGCAAAGTGAAGACGGGTGGGAAGTACCTTTGGACCCAGGTCAATCTCGTGGTCCTGG TGAAGCCGTCTAAGCCACGGTGTTGGATGGAAGGGCACTTGCTTGAGGGCAGCGATGTGAAACTGAGCTGTAAGTCTTCCGACGGCTCCGACCCCATCTACTATAAGTGGGAGAGAGTTCTGGACAAGGGCAAAAGCGTGGGAAAGCTGCCGGAGTTCGCTCTCATCG ATCTAAAGAACCCGGAGTTTGTGACGTTGAGGAACCTGAGTCACGAGAGCTCGGGGGTGTACAGGTGCACAGCCAGCAACGACGTGGGAGAGGAGAACTGTATCATCGAAGTTACTATGCAGT ATGTCCGGGGTGTAGGCGTGGTAGCCGGTGCCGTGGTCGGCGTGTCCTTCGGcgtcctcctcatcatcctcatcatctggCTGGTCTTCCgcaagaaagagaagaagaagtatgaggaggaggagacaccCAATGAGATCAG GGAGGATGCGGAGGCTCCCAAAGCCAAGCTTGTTAAACCCAACTCGCTGTCATCCTCTCGCTCGGGCAGCTCTCGCTCCGGTGCCTCGTCCACTCAGTCCATGGTGCACAACACCGCTCCCCGCAGCCAGCGACCCCGACCTCCTGCCATCTGCGCCCTCAAGGAGAATGGTCAACCCCCGGAGTTCTTGCAGTCCTCTCCAGAACCGCCTACTACCCCCAAATTCAGGCTGCCTAACCCATCGGTGGGTCTCACTGTCCCCACTACAGGGGTCCTGATGCCGCCGCAGAGCAAAGCCTTTCAGACTGTgtag